The following proteins come from a genomic window of Montipora capricornis isolate CH-2021 chromosome 9, ASM3666992v2, whole genome shotgun sequence:
- the LOC138016352 gene encoding uncharacterized protein, with the protein MFWAACTLGYFGFLRSTEFTVPNLASFSSTLHLCVQDIAVDSATDPSSLRIKIKASKTDPFRKGCFIHIGKGRFLLCALQAVMQYLSLRGSSGGPFFLLQDDRPLSRALLTSWIRQVMVAAGIPGNFSSHSFRIGAATVAARNGVPAHLIQALGRWTSNAFQLYIRTPSEALAGLSSQLIS; encoded by the coding sequence ATGTTCTGGGCTGCGTGTACCCTTGGATACTTTGGTTTCTTGCGATCCACTGAGTTCACGGTTCCTAATCTCGCATCCTTCTCCTCCACCCTTCATTTGTGTGTCCAGGATATAGCCGTGGACTCAGCCACCGATCCTTCATCCTTACGCATTAAGATCAAAGCTTCCAAGACTGACCCGTTCCGCAAGGGTTGTTTTATTCATATCGGGAAGGGTCGTTTCCTTCTGTGTGCTCTTCAAGCCGTTATGCAGTATTTGTCCCTTAGGGGCAGTTCAGGAGGCCCCTTCTTCCTGCTCCAGGATGACCGGCCCTTGTCTCGAGCTCTGCTCACTAGCTGGATCCGTCAAGTTATGGTGGCAGCTGGCATTCCTGGCAACTTTTCAAGCCATAGCTTCCGCATTGGAGCAGCAACGGTCGCAGCTCGCAATGGCGTCCCCGCTCACTTAATTCAGGCGTTGGGACGTTGGACCAGCAATGCCTTCCAGTTGTACATACGCACACCATCCGAGGCCTTGGCGGGTCTCTCCAGTCAGTTGATTTCTTGA
- the LOC138017109 gene encoding putative inactive tyrosine-protein kinase Wsck, whose product MSIYCVGKREYDRAFHRNFRVITNEAVRFDVIKKADLSPGTEFTVYITAFTWKGEGSQSEHVVVNTPAVAPPSPTEPQVKNEATTSHTITITIQPASDINGKVIFHQVIVEIPEKVTERQTSILPHNVNNYEEARTKGEKFYMAASLSRDALNTSRVFVLGDGETYGDYKNVQLEPRTRYKAYIRGVTEDNGRFLYGSPTEISLPPTLGTSCEFVFFNQSWDIHPVCCLVPGL is encoded by the exons atgtct ATTTACTGCGTAGGGAAACGGGAGTATGATCGTGCCTTCCATCGCAACTTCAGAGTAATAACTAACGAGGCTGTACGctttgatgtgatcaagaaaGCAGACCTTAGTCCTGGAACAGAGTTTACAGTGTATATTACTGCATTTACTTGGAAAGGAGAAGGCAGCCAAAGTGAACACGTGGTAGTGAATACACCTGCCGTCG CTCCGCCTTCACCAACGGAACCACAGGTTAAAAATGAGGCCACCACATCGCACACCATAACCATTACGATTCAGCCGGCATCCGACATCAATGGAAAAGTGAT CTTTCATCAAGTCATAGTTGAAATTCCTGAGAAAGTCACCGAACGTCAGACATCTATTTTACCACACAATGTTAACAATTACGAGGAAGCCAGGACaaagggagaaaaattttacatGGCTGCAAGTTTATCGCGGGATGCACTGAACACTAGTAGAGTATTTGTTTTAGGCGACGGAGAGACATACGGAGATTACAAAAATGTTCAATTGGAACCACGGACAAGGTACAAGGCGTACATAAGAGGAGTGACTGAGGATAACGGG CGATTTTTGTATGGATCGCCAACTGAAATAAGCTTACCACCCACTCTTGGTACGTCATGCGAGTTTGTATTTTTTAATCAGTCATGGGACATCCATCCAGTCTGTTGTCTCGTGCCTGGTTTGTAA
- the LOC138015498 gene encoding tyrosine kinase receptor Cad96Ca-like isoform X1 translates to MELLNVEVDKWEVPLGQISLEEVIGSGAFGTVWRATLSRGNGKRGIRFVAAKCFSPTSGQEGKTALMREIGLGKVIGDSPQPNIVQFIGCVTTQIHPILIMEYLPRGDLLGYLRKSRGIFDKYYRGKLQVAQLGTYDLMSFSNQIATGMVFLASRGIIHRDLAARNVLLDKNRVCKITDFGLSYQNFKYGHGNAKKGCIPVKWTAPEILFGDAANLSSKSDVWSYGVVLYEIFTIGIT, encoded by the exons ATGGAGTTGTTGAATGTTGAAGTGGACAAATGGGAAGTACCACTTGGCCAAATTTCTCTTGAGGAGGTCATTGGTTCCGGAGCATTTGGAACAGTTTGGCGAGCAACTTTGAGTCGTGGAAATGGGAAACGAGGCATACGTTTTGTTGCAGCAAAGTGCTTTTCTC CCACATCTGGACAGGAAGGAAAAACTGCTTTGATGAGAGAAATTGGGTTGGGCAAAGTAATTGGAGACAGCCCTCAGCCGAATATTGTTCAATTCATTGGCTGTGTCACCACCCAAA TACACCCAATTTTGATCATGGAGTACTTACCCCGTGGAGATCTGCTGGGGTACCTGAGAAAAAGCCGTGGAATTTTCGACAAATATTATCGCGGCAAACTACAAGTAGCGCAACTGGGGACGTATGACCTAATGTCATTTTCAAATCAGATTGCTACTGGAATGGTTTTCCTAGCATCCAGAGGG ATTATTCACCGTGATCTTGCAGCACGAAATGTACTTCTTGATAAAAACCGTGTGTGCAAGATCACTGATTTTGGGTTATCTTACCAGAACTTTAAATATGGACATGGCAATGCCAAAAAG GGCTGTATACCAGTAAAGTGGACGGCACCTGAGATACTCTTTGGAGATGCTGCAAATCTGTCAAGCAAAAGTGATGT GTGGTCCTATGGAGTCGTTCTCTATGAGATATTTACAATTG
- the LOC138015498 gene encoding tyrosine kinase receptor Cad96Ca-like isoform X2, with amino-acid sequence MELLNVEVDKWEVPLGQISLEEVIGSGAFGTVWRATLSRGNGKRGIRFVAAKCFSPTSGQEGKTALMREIGLGKVIGDSPQPNIVQFIGCVTTQIHPILIMEYLPRGDLLGYLRKSRGIFDKYYRGKLQVAQLGTYDLMSFSNQIATGMVFLASRGIIHRDLAARNVLLDKNRVCKITDFGLSYQNFKYGHGNAKKGCIPVKWTAPEILFGDAANLSSKSDVSICVRGWCNAPC; translated from the exons ATGGAGTTGTTGAATGTTGAAGTGGACAAATGGGAAGTACCACTTGGCCAAATTTCTCTTGAGGAGGTCATTGGTTCCGGAGCATTTGGAACAGTTTGGCGAGCAACTTTGAGTCGTGGAAATGGGAAACGAGGCATACGTTTTGTTGCAGCAAAGTGCTTTTCTC CCACATCTGGACAGGAAGGAAAAACTGCTTTGATGAGAGAAATTGGGTTGGGCAAAGTAATTGGAGACAGCCCTCAGCCGAATATTGTTCAATTCATTGGCTGTGTCACCACCCAAA TACACCCAATTTTGATCATGGAGTACTTACCCCGTGGAGATCTGCTGGGGTACCTGAGAAAAAGCCGTGGAATTTTCGACAAATATTATCGCGGCAAACTACAAGTAGCGCAACTGGGGACGTATGACCTAATGTCATTTTCAAATCAGATTGCTACTGGAATGGTTTTCCTAGCATCCAGAGGG ATTATTCACCGTGATCTTGCAGCACGAAATGTACTTCTTGATAAAAACCGTGTGTGCAAGATCACTGATTTTGGGTTATCTTACCAGAACTTTAAATATGGACATGGCAATGCCAAAAAG GGCTGTATACCAGTAAAGTGGACGGCACCTGAGATACTCTTTGGAGATGCTGCAAATCTGTCAAGCAAAAGTGATGT GTCTATCTGCGTGCGAGGTTGGTGCAACGCTCCCTGTTAA